The sequence below is a genomic window from Streptomyces sp. NBC_00289.
CATCGTCCGTACGGCGAGACGCACCAGCCGGGGTACGGGACGCCCGTCTGTGAAGGCGTCGAGGACGGCGTCCCCGATTCCGCCCTCCTCGTGGTGGTCCTCCACGGTCAGCAGGCAGCCGGTCTCCTCGGCGGCCTGCCGCAGGGTGGGCCGGTCGACGGGCTTGACCGAGTACAGGTCGATCACCCGGACCTGGACGCCCTCGTCCCGGAGGGCGTCGGCGGCCTTCAGCGCCTCGTGGACGGTGACGCCCGCGGCGACGATCGTCAGCCGGTCCCGCTCCGAGGAGCGCAGCACCTTGCTGCCGCCGACCGGGAACTCCTCGTCGGGTCCGTAGATCACCGGCCCGGCGCCGCGCGAGGTGCGCAGGTAGCGGATGCCCTCCAGGCCGGCCATCTCGGCCACCAGCCGGGCGGTCTGGTTGGCGTCGCACGGGTACAGCACGGTCGAGCCGTACACCGACCGCATCATCGCCAGGTCCTCCAGGCCCATCTGGCTCGGCCCGTCCTCCCCGATGGCGACGCCCGCGTGCGACCCGACGAGGTTGATGCCGGAGCCGCTGACCGCGGCCATCCGGATGAAGTCGTGGGCACGGGTCAGGAAGGACGCGAACGTGGCGGCGTACGGCACCCAGCCGCGGGACGCGAGGCCCACCGCCGCGCCGACCATCTGCTGCTCGGCGATGTAGCACTCGAAGTAGCGGTCCGGGTGTTCCTTGGCGAAGAGCTCTGCACGCGTGGAGTCGCCGACCTCGCCGTCCAGGGCGACCACGTCGCCGCGCGCGCTGCCGAGCGCGGTGAGCGCCTGCCCGTACGCGTCCCGGGTGGCGACGCCCTTCTCGTGCTCCGCCTTGTCGAAGCGGGGCAGCTCGATCCGCCCGTCGCCGTGCACGGCGTGCAGCATGCGGGCGGTCGGCGGTTCGTGCACCCGGACGCGGAGGTCGCGCGGGCCGCCGAGTTCGGCGATCGCCTCCTCGGCCTCCGGCAGCGGCTTGCCGTGCTGGCCCTCGCGGTCCTCGACCGCGGCGACGCCCTTGCCCTTCAGCGTGCGGGCGATGATCGCGGTCGGCTGGCCGGTCGTCGACCTCGCCTCGCCGTACGCGCGGTCGATCGCGTCGACGTCGTGCCCGTCGATCTCGACGGTGTGCCAGCCGAAGGCCTGGAAGCGGCGCGCGTAGGCGTCGAGGTCGTGGCCGTGCCGGGTGGGGCCGCGCTGGCCGAGCCGGTTGACGTCGACGATCGCGGTGAGGTTGTCGAGGTGCTCGTGGCCGGCGTGCTCGGCGGCCTCCCAGACCGAGCCCTCGGCCATCTCGCTGTCCCCGCACAGCACCCACACGCGGTAGCCCGTATGGTCCAGCCGCTTGCCGGACAATGCGATGCCGACCCCCACGGGCAGCCCCTGCCCGAGCGAGCCGGTGGCCGTCTCAACCCACGGCAGCCGCCGGGGCGTCGGGTGCCCTTCGAGACGGCTGCCCAGCTTGCGGAAGGTGAGCAGTTCGGCGTCGTCGATGGCACCGACCGCCTTGTAGGCGGCGTACAGCAGGGGCGAGGCGTGCCCCTTGGAGAGGATGAACCGGTCGTTTCCGGGGTGTTCGGGGCGCTCGAAGTCGGAGCGGAAGTGGTTGGCGAGGAGTACGGCCATCAGGTCGGCGGCCGACATCGACGAGGTCGGGTGCCCTGAGCCCGCCGCGGCTGCGGCACGCACACTGTCCACGCGCAACTGCTGGCCCAGTTCGACGAGTTCAGCGGTGTTCATGAATCTCCTTCCACGAGCGCGTCCGACGAACCGCCGGACCGCTTGACGGGTCCCGGAGTCCCGGCGGGCTGACCGCCGGGCCGGGAACGGGGGGCTTGGGCCCGGAGCCCGGTCGGTGCTCGGCGGGCTCGGGGCGGGGTCGTGTCCTGGCGGGCTCTGACTGGCCGGCTCCTGGCGCTTCGGGGCCGGCAAGCCTTCCGCGTCCCCCTGGGCGGGGCACCCAAACGTCGGCCGGTTTCCGCGGGGGACGCCGGGTACCCGGGCGGCGACCCATCCGTCCCCCCGTCGCGGAGTTCCCGACCCGCCTCCGCAGCGGAGTCACCGGAGGTACCCCCATGCCCGAATACGGCTACTTCCTGTCGTGCGAGGAGTTCGGCCCCGCCGATCTGGTCGAGCAGGCGAGGATGGCCGAGCAGGCCGGCTTCCAGTCGCTGTGGATCTCGGACCACTACCACCCGTGGAACGACGCACAGGGGCAGAGCCCCTTCGTCTGGTCGGTGATCGGTGCGATCTCGGAGGCGGTGTCGTTGCCGATAGGGACGGCGGTGACCTGCCCGACCGTGCGGATGCATCCCGCGGTGGTGGCCCAGGCGGCGGCGACCGCCGCCGTGATGACGAACGGCCGCTTCCGGCTGGGCGTCGGCAGCGGCGAGGCCCTCAACGAGCACATCCTCGGCCATGTCTGGCCGCCCGCGAACGTACGCCTGGAGATGCTGGAGGAGGCGATCCAGGTGATGCGCCGGCTGTTCACCGGCGAGGAGGTCAGCCACTACGGCACCCACTACAAGGTGGAGAACGCCCGCCTGTACACGGTCCCCGACGAGCCCGTCCCGATCGACGTCTCGGGCTTCGGCCCCGCGGCGACGAAGCTCGCGGCGCGGGTGGGCGACGGCTACGTCACGATGATGCCGGACGAGTCGATGGTCGAGCAGTTCCGCAAGGGCGGCGGGGGCGCCAAGCCGGTGAGCGGCGGCACCAAGGTCTGCTACGGCACCGACCGCGACGAGGCCGTACGGACCGTCCGCAAGCTCTGGTACAACGAGCTGCTGCCGGGCGAGATGGGTCAGATCCTGCCCTCGCCGCGGCACTTCGAGCAGCTCCAGCCACTGGTCACCGAGGAGATGGTGAGGGAGAAGTCGGTGTGCGGGGACGACGTCGACGAGCATGTCGCCGCGCTGTCCGCCTTCGCCGACGCGGGCTTCGACCGCGTCTACGTCAACCAGATCGGCGCCGACCAGCGAGGCTTCTTCGACTTCTACCGCACGAAGGTGCTGCCGCAGCTCCAGGGCTGAGCCTCCCGGGCCCAAGCCGGGAACGACGCGGACGACGCGGACGACACCGACGACACGAACGACACGGACACGAACGAACGGCGCGACGGGAGCTCTTCGCCCTCCCGTCGCGCCGTGATTTCCCCGTACTGCCCGTACGGCGTCACGCCGGCCGGTGCGGCGGTTCGGGGTCGGCGCCGGCCTCGGCCGGGCTCGTGCCGGGACGGGCGGGCGGGGCGGCGGGCATGGGCGGAACGGGCGTGCCGGTCGGCGCGGCGGGCACCGCGGGGTCCGGAACCTGCCGCTCACCCGCGACACGGTCGTCACCGGCGACGGCCTCGCGGCCCGCGCCGAACCGTCCCGCGTGTGCTCCGCCCGGCCGGGCCGCCTCGCGCAGCGCGTAGGCGACGGCGCCCAGGATCACGGCGGTGATCAGCGCGGCCGCCCAGTCGGGCAGACCGAGGGCGAGGGCCAGGCCCACGGCGAGCGCGACGGCCGCGCCCGCGTACAGGGCTGCGGCGCCGGACGCGGCGTACAGCCCTGCCGTACGGCGTTGCTTGCGGGTCTGCTCGCGCAGTTCGTCGCGCACGGTCTCGCGCGCCACCTGCGCCAGTTCGTCGACGAGTTGACGGTCCAGATGCTCCAGATGTTCCAAGCGGTCCATGCCTCTCGGATACCCGCCAATCGGCGCGTGAGGCCCCCTCTTTCCGCCCCCCGCACGGCCTCGCCCACCCCTCCCCACTCCCGTGTCCCCCAACTAGTGCCGCAACAGGCAACGTTCGCCCCGTCGCGACGCCCGGCAAACGTTGCCTGCCCGGCACTAGGCTTGTCCTCATGGACATTCTGGGAGCCACGCTGCGCGTCTGCGTCGACGACCTGGAGACCGCGGTCCCCTTCTACGAACGGCTGGCGGGCGGCACGGCCCTGCGCTTCGAGCGCGGCGGCGTCGAGGTGGCCGCGGTCGGCTGCTTCCTGTTGATGAGCGGCCCGGCGGCCGAGCTGGAGCTGCTGCGCAAGGTCGCCGCGACGATCGCCGTCAAGGACGTCGAAGAGGCCCACGAGGTGCTCAGCGAGCTGGGCGCCCGCATCATCGCGGGCCCGGTCGCGACACCGGCGGGCCGCAACCTGATCGCGATGCACCCGGACGGGGCGGTGTACGAGTACGTGGACCGCGGACCGTAGCCCCTTCGCGACCCGGCGGGCCGGCTCGGCTCCCCGGCGCCGATATTCCGCGCGCGGCCCTGCCCCGCCGCCGTACAGTCGGGCCCGGTCGGGGGGCTACGACGGCGTGAGGGATCGGGAACAGCGGATGAGCGAGCAGCACACCTACCGGGTGATCGTCCGGGGCACGTGGGACGGACTCACCGACGAGGCCCGCGCCCGGCTGCTCGCCGAGGCCGCCGACCACGGCCTGACGAGCATGCGGTTCACCGAGGACGGCACGCTGTCGTACGAGCCGTCGCCGCTCAAGCACTTCTCGATGCGGTACGTCGTCGTGTCGGACGCGGCGGACGGCGAGGAGATGGCCGGGGCGATCGCGGAGGACCGGGCCGAAACCGCGCTGCGCGGGCTCGGTCACGGCTTCGGCGAGCTGAGGTCGACGGTCACGGACCTGGACACGATGAAGGTCAACCGGAAGTCCGCGGCCCGGTCATCTCGGCGGTGATCGCCCAGCGCTGGTGATCGCGCCAGGCACCGTCGAGGAAGATCATGCCGGGCGAGAAGCCTTCCAGGCGGAAGCCGCAGCCGCGGGCGAGCGCGATCGAGGCGGCGTTGCCGGGCTGCACGTTGATCTCCAGCCGGTGCAGGCGCATGGGCCCGAACGCGTGGCGGACCACGAGGCCCAGCCCCTCGCGCATCAGCCCGCGCCCGGCGGCGTGCGCGAAGGCCCCGTAGCCGAGGGCCCCGCACTGGAAGCCGCCCTCGACGATGTTGTTGATGTTGATGAACCCGGCGATGCCGCCGCCGTCCTTCTCGCACACCAGGAACCCGGCCCGGGCCGGATCCTCGATCAGCCGCCCCGCGTACGCGGTGTAGGCGGCGACCCGGTCCGGCGGGAAGAGCCAGGGATGGTGCAGGTCCTTGCTCTCCCGGGCCCGGGCGGTGAACTCGGCGCCGTCCTCGTAGGTGAAGTGGCGTATCCCCACCCGGGGGCCCTCGGCGAGATAGCGGGAAGTGTGATGAGGCACCCGGTCACCCTACGGCGGTCACCTGCGGAGGGGCGCGGCGGAGCGTTCACCTGCGCCGTCCCATGAAGTACGCCCCGCACAGCGCTCCGATGAGGCCGGTGGCGAGTAGGGCCGTCCACAACGGCATCGTCACCTCGGGAACCAGCAGCCTGATCCTGGTGTCGCGGGTGTTCTCGAAGATGAAGATCAGGGCGAGGACGCCGAGCAGCAGCACGGCGATCCTGGCGGGCGTCATCCTCCGCCGTTTGTCACCGGTCCGGCTCCTGCTTTCGGAGGTCTTCGGGCTCATACATCCAGCATGGTCCGCCCTGGCCCGTCCCGCGCGGTGAGCACCGGCTCGTGGAGCGGGGCATGAGCCGTACGAGTGACCCGGCCGCGCTCCGCCCACCGGCTCCGCCTGCCGGGTGGCCGCGCCGCGGGACGCACGGCAGGTCTCCTGACGGGGACCCGAGGGGCGGCACACCGCCCGGCGGCCGTGTCCGTACGGTGCTCGCCGCTCAGCGAAGTGCCGGTTCGTCGAACGTCAACGTGCCCGCGTCCGCGTCGAGTTCCGCGGTCATGCCGAGCGGGATCGTCGACGCGTCGTCGCAGTGCCCGAATCCGAACTCCTCGACCACGGGTACGCCCAGGCCGCCGAGCCGGTCGGCGAGGACCGCGCGCACCCCTTCGTACGGACCGCACCCGGCCCACGACCCCAGTGCGACGCCCGCGACGCCGTCCAGCCAGCCGGCGCGCAGGAGCTGGGTCAGCATGCGGTCGACGCGGTACGCCGGTTCGCCGATGTCCTCGAGCAGGAGCAGCCCGCCCCGGGCGCCGGGCAGGGCGTGCGGCGTGCCGAGGTCGGAGGCGAGCAGGCTGAGGCAGCCGCCGAGCGTGACCCCGCGGGCCCGGCCGGGCACCAGGGCTCCGCCGCCCGAGGCGGTGAGGGTGCGCACCGACTCCGGCGCGAAGAGCGTGGCCCGCAGCTGGTCCTGGGCCCGTGCGCTCTTGATGAAGTCCGCGCCCGCCGCCGCGGGGCCGTACAGCGTGACCAGCCCCAGCCGGGTGGCGAACGCCTGCTGGAGCACCGTGATGTCGCTGAAGCCGGCCAGCACCTTCGGCCCGGCCGCCCGCATCGCCTCCCAGTCGAGCAGGTCCACCATCCGCTGGATCCCGTAGCCGCCGCGCGCGCACAGCACGGCGTCCACGGACGGGTCGCACCACGCACGCTGCAGGTCCGCGGCCCGGTCGGCGTCCGAGCCCGCCAGGTAGCCCAACGCGCCGTGCCGGTCGAGCACATGGGAGCCCACGACCGGGTCGAGGTCCCAGCCCCGCAGTACGTCGAGTCCGGCCTGGAGCCGTTCCTCGGGCACGGGCCCGCTGGTCGCGACGACGGCCACGCGGGCGCCGGGGGCGAGCCGGGGCGGCCGCAGCAGTTGCCTCATGCGGAGGGCTCCCATGCCGGGACACCGTGCGGGTGCAGCCCGAAGACGTGTGCGTACAGGGCGAGTTCGGCCTCCAGGGCGCGGATCATCGTGTCCGCCCGCCGGAAACCGTGACCCTCGCCCTCGAAGGCGAGGTAGGTGTGCGGCACCCCTCTGGCCGCCATCCGGGCCAGGAAGCGTTCGCTCTGCGCGGGCGGGCAGATCACGTCGTCGAGGCCCTGCAGCAGCAGGAAGGGGGCGGTGACGCGGTCGGCGTGTTCGGTCGGCGAGCGCTCCGCGTACCGGCCGGGCACCTCGGCGTACGGTCCGACCAGGGTCTCCAGGTACCGCGACTCGAAGTCGTGGGTCTCCCCGGTGGCCCAGCCGGCCAGGTCGAGGATCGGGTAGCTGATCGTGCCGCAGGCGTAGACGTCGGTCGTGACGAGCGACGCGGCCGCGGTCCAGCCGCCCGCGCTGCCGCCGCGCACCGCGAGCCGGTCGCGGTCCGCGGTGCCCTCGTCGGCGAGGGCCAGCGCGACGGCCGCGCAGTCCTCGACGTCGACGACACCCCACTGTTCGCGCAGCCGGTTGCGGTACTCCCGGCCGTATCCCGTGGAGCCTCCGTAGTTGACCTCGGCGACGCCGATGCCACGCGAGGTGAAGTAGGCGATCTCCAGGTCGAGGACGAGCGGTGAGCGCCCGGTGGGGCCGCCGTGCGCCCACACCACGTACGGCGGCAGTTCGCCGCCGGGCGCCGTGCAGCCGGGGTGGTGCGGCGGGTAGACGTGCGCGTGCACCTCGCGTCCGTCGGGTCCGGTGAAGGTGCGGATCAGCGGCTCGGGGTAGTGGGCGGGGTCCACGGCGTCGTCGTGCGCGGCGCCGATCACCCGGGCCCGGCCGGTCCTGGTGTCCAGTTCGACCACCTCGTACGCGCTGCGCGGACTCGCCCCGACGGCGACGACCCTCCCGCCGTGCGCCGCGAGCGTGGGCGCGAACTCGGTCCAGGGCCCGGCCACGTCGACGAGCTCGCCGGTCTCCGGGTCGAGCACCCCGAGGGTGGTGGCGCCCCGGCCGTGCACGACGGCGACGAGCCCGTTGTCCAGCGGGGCGAACCAGCGGTGGCCGAGCTTCCAGAGGGGACCGCCGAACTCCTCCTCGCGCGGGCACAGCGGCTCGCCGTCGCGGTAGAGGTTCCACCAGCCGGTGCGGTCGCTCGCGTACAGGAGGGAGCCGTCGGACGCCCAGTCGGCCTGGGCGATCGACTCGTCGGGGCCGCCGGCCACCGTCCGGGGCTCGCTCAGGGTGCCGTCGCCGGTGACATCGGCGACGAGGAGTTCCGTGCCGTCCCACGGCATCCGCGGGTGGTCCCAGCCGAGCCAGGCCGCGCGCCGCCCGTCGGGCGACAGCCGCGGGCCGGTGACGAAGCGGTGCCGGGCAGCGGTGAGTTCACGCACCGCGCCGCGGTCCCGGGCCGCCGCGCCGTCCAGCGGCACCGCGGCCAGGACGCGGCGCACGTCGGAGGGCCCGTCGCCGGTGAACTCCTCGAGGACGCACCACACCTCGCCGTCGGTGAGACGCAGCTGCGGCTGCGCCCAGCGCAGTCCGCCGCCCACCGGGGACAGCGGGGTGAGCGGAAGCGGGTCGCCGCCCGGCCGGTACCGGTACAGCCGCTGATCGGCGAAGTGCACGAACACCACGAGCGGTTCACCCTCGTGCGTCACCCCCGCCCAGGGCTGTCCGCCGTACTCGATGACGCGGCTGCGCACGTTCCACGGGGCCGGCAGCACCGACTCCTCGGTGCCGTCGGCGTGCCGGCGGACGAGGGTGCGCCGGCCGCCCTCGGTGGGGCGCGGCTCGGTCCACCAGGTCTCGTCGCCGACGATCCCCACGTACTCGGGGTGCCCGTCGTGCGCGGCGGCGAGCGCCGCGTCCACGGGTGAGGGCCAGGAGCCGTAGGCCAGCGTCCGCATGTCGTCCCCCATTCGCCTAGGCCGTCCGCAGGAAGCGGTCGAGTACGCGGACGCCGAAGTGGAGCGCCTCGACCGGGACGCGCTCGTCGACGCCGTGGAAGAGGGCCTGGTAGTCGAGGCCCTCCGGAAGCTTCAGCGGTGCGAAGCCGTAGCCCGTGATGCCGAGGCGCGAGAACTGCTTGGCGTCCGTGCCGCCGGACATGCAGTACGGCACCACATGTCCCTCGGGGGCGAACTCCTCGACGGCGGCCCGCATCCGAGCGTACGTCGTCGAGTCCACCGGGGCCTGGAGGGCCACCTCGCGGTGCTCGAACTCCCAGCTCACGTCCGGTCCGGTGAGCCGGTCCAGGGTCGCGCGGAACTCGTCCTCGCCGCCGGCGAGGTAGCGCCCGTCGACGTGGGCGACGGCCTCCCCCGGAATCACGTTGATCTTGTAACCGGCGTCCAGCATGGTCGGGTTGGCGCTGTTGCGGACGGTGGCCTCGACGAGCTTGGCCGCCGGGCCGAGCTTCTCCAGGAGCGCGTCCACGTCACCCAGGTCGGGCTCGATGCCGTACAGCGCGGCGAGTTCGGTGAGGGCGGCGCGCACGGTCGGGGTCAGCCGCAGCGGCCACTCGTGCTCGCCGATCCGGGTGATCGCGGCGGCGAGGCGGGTCACCGCGTTCTCGCGGTTCACCTTGGAGCCGTGCCCGGCCCGCCCGCGGGCGGTCAGCTTCAGCCAGCCGGTGCCGCGCTCGCCCGCCGCGATGGGGTAGAGCTGCCGGCCGCCGCCGTCGTGGAAGGTGAACGCCCCGGACTCGCTGACGCCCTCGGTGCACCCCTCGAAGAGCCCGGGGTGCCGGTCGGCGAGGAACCCGGAGCCGTCCTCGGCGCTGGCCTCCTCGTCGGCCGTGAAGGCGATCACCAGGTCCCGGCGGGGCCGTACACCCTCCCGCGCCCAGGCCCGCACGACCGCGAGGATCATCGCGTCCATGTTCTTCATGTCGACCGCGCCCCGGCCCCAGACGACCCCGTCCCGGATCTCCCCCGAGAAGGGGTGCACGCTCCAGTCCGCGGCCTCGGCGGGCACCACGTCCAGGTGACCGTGGACGAGCAGCGCGTCCGCCGACGGGTCGGTGCCCTCGATGCGGGCGACGACGTTCGTCCGGCCCCTGGTCCGCTCCAGGAGCGTGGGCTCCAGACCGGTCTCGGCCAGCAGCGCGGCGGCGTACTCGGCGGCCGGACGTTCCTGGCAGTCGCCGCCGCCCCGGTTCGTCGTGTCGATGCGGATGAGGTCGGAGGTGAAGTTCACGACCTCGTCCAGGGCCTGCCGGTCAGCCATACTGCTCCTCCACTGCGGCCGAGACGATCGTGGTGACCGCCTTGAAGGTACGGATCCCCTCGTACATGGTGTCGCTGGTGTACGCCACCCTGCGCTCGCCCACGCGGCCGACGCCCGGTACGACCGTGGCGGCCATCGCGAGGTGCTCGGCGTCGAACTCCAGCGCCACGGTGTACGGGCCGCCGGCCACCGGCTCGCGGCGGACCGCCAGCTCGGCCGCCCGCTCGGCCGCGGCCCGGATGTCGGCGGCGGTCCTGGCCGGCGTACGGCACACGGCCGCGTACCGCGACACATGGTCCTTGACGGCGACCTTCAGCGCCTCGGGCGCGTAGCCGAGGGCGTCCTCGCAGGCCACGTCGTCGCCGGTGACGAGGACGACGGGCACGCCGTACTCCGCGACCACGTGCGCGTTGAGCAGACCCTCGCTGGCCCGTACGTCGTTCAGCCACACCCCGGTGATCGAGTTGGCGAGGTAGGTGTGGGCGAGGACGCCCTCCATGCCGGCGCCCGCGTGGTAGCCGACGAACGCGATGCCGTCGACGTCGCCGTGCTGCACGCCCTCCACCATGGAGAGGGACTTGTGCCGGCCGGTGAGCATCTCGGTCCGGTCGTCGAGCCGCTCCAGGAGCAGGTTGCGCATGCTCCAGTGCGCCTCGTTGACGAGCACCTCGTCGGCGCCGCCGTCGAAGAATCCGAGCACGGCGGCGTTGACGTCGGAGGTGAACATCGACCGGCACCGCTCCCACTGCGGCGTGCCCGGCAGCACGTCGGCCGGCCAGGTCACGCCCGTGGCGCCCTCCATGTCGGCGCTGATGAGGATCTTCATGGTGCGTCACGTTACGCGTCGCGGCGGGACCCGGCCAAGAATTCCCGAGCGGCCGGTTCCGGTCGGCCCGCGCACCCGGCCGGGGGCCGGCCGGCGCCGCGGGCCCCGGTGTACGGGCCCGGGCGGGACGGCTCCCTCCCTCACCTTCACCGGGCCGGGACCGTCACTCCGTGCGCCCCGCCACCAGCCACTTCGAGGGCAGTTCGACGCGGGTGCCGTCGGGCCCGTACTCCGTGGTGGTCAGGGGCAGTTCGCCGCTCGCCAGGACGGTGAGTCCGGCCGCGCGCAGATAGCCGGGGACGGCCTCGTCGGCCACCTCGCCGGGGGCTATGCCGTGCCGGAAGACGGGCGCGAGTTTGGGCGGCGGGCCGGCGGGACCTTGCGCCAGGCCCATCAGGACGGGCTTCGCGGCCTCGGACAGCTCGACGAGGAAGACGCGGCCGCGGTCACCGGCCAGCGCGGCCAGGCCGTCCACCAGCGGCTGCCGGTCCTCGGGGTCGGCCTGGTGCAGCACGCCCCGCACATAGACGTTGGCGTCGCCGAGCTCGGCGTGCAGCGTGTGCGCCTCCCCCTTCTCGGCCGCGTCCAGCAGCCGGTAGCCGGCCTGCCCCGCCCGGTCGGCCTGCCGGGCGTGGTCGAGGGCGGCGGCGGACAGGTCGGCGCCGATGACGCGCGGGAAGCGGTCCGCGAGGAAGCGCGTCTGAGTGCCGTTGCCGCAGCCGACGTCCACCAGCGGCAGGCCCGGATCCGTCAGGTGCGGTTCGAAGAGGGCGAGGTGGATGCCCGCGGTCAGGGCCGGCTCCGCGTCCCAGAACACGGCGCCCTGCCCGTCGGGAGCCTCGCGCCAGAAGCCCTCCCAGGCATCCCGGTACCGACTCGTCACGCTCATGCGCACTCCCCAGGTCGCGACCGCCGCCCGCCGCGTGTGACGGGCCAGTACGGTCTATCGCGCCCGGCGACCGCCTACAAGCGCGCGGCGCACA
It includes:
- a CDS encoding transketolase, which produces MNTAELVELGQQLRVDSVRAAAAAGSGHPTSSMSAADLMAVLLANHFRSDFERPEHPGNDRFILSKGHASPLLYAAYKAVGAIDDAELLTFRKLGSRLEGHPTPRRLPWVETATGSLGQGLPVGVGIALSGKRLDHTGYRVWVLCGDSEMAEGSVWEAAEHAGHEHLDNLTAIVDVNRLGQRGPTRHGHDLDAYARRFQAFGWHTVEIDGHDVDAIDRAYGEARSTTGQPTAIIARTLKGKGVAAVEDREGQHGKPLPEAEEAIAELGGPRDLRVRVHEPPTARMLHAVHGDGRIELPRFDKAEHEKGVATRDAYGQALTALGSARGDVVALDGEVGDSTRAELFAKEHPDRYFECYIAEQQMVGAAVGLASRGWVPYAATFASFLTRAHDFIRMAAVSGSGINLVGSHAGVAIGEDGPSQMGLEDLAMMRSVYGSTVLYPCDANQTARLVAEMAGLEGIRYLRTSRGAGPVIYGPDEEFPVGGSKVLRSSERDRLTIVAAGVTVHEALKAADALRDEGVQVRVIDLYSVKPVDRPTLRQAAEETGCLLTVEDHHEEGGIGDAVLDAFTDGRPVPRLVRLAVRTMPGSASPDESLHAAGIDAESIAAAGRLLVEEAVVR
- a CDS encoding LLM class F420-dependent oxidoreductase, which encodes MPEYGYFLSCEEFGPADLVEQARMAEQAGFQSLWISDHYHPWNDAQGQSPFVWSVIGAISEAVSLPIGTAVTCPTVRMHPAVVAQAAATAAVMTNGRFRLGVGSGEALNEHILGHVWPPANVRLEMLEEAIQVMRRLFTGEEVSHYGTHYKVENARLYTVPDEPVPIDVSGFGPAATKLAARVGDGYVTMMPDESMVEQFRKGGGGAKPVSGGTKVCYGTDRDEAVRTVRKLWYNELLPGEMGQILPSPRHFEQLQPLVTEEMVREKSVCGDDVDEHVAALSAFADAGFDRVYVNQIGADQRGFFDFYRTKVLPQLQG
- a CDS encoding phage holin family protein, translated to MDRLEHLEHLDRQLVDELAQVARETVRDELREQTRKQRRTAGLYAASGAAALYAGAAVALAVGLALALGLPDWAAALITAVILGAVAYALREAARPGGAHAGRFGAGREAVAGDDRVAGERQVPDPAVPAAPTGTPVPPMPAAPPARPGTSPAEAGADPEPPHRPA
- a CDS encoding VOC family protein, with protein sequence MDILGATLRVCVDDLETAVPFYERLAGGTALRFERGGVEVAAVGCFLLMSGPAAELELLRKVAATIAVKDVEEAHEVLSELGARIIAGPVATPAGRNLIAMHPDGAVYEYVDRGP
- a CDS encoding DUF6204 family protein; protein product: MSEQHTYRVIVRGTWDGLTDEARARLLAEAADHGLTSMRFTEDGTLSYEPSPLKHFSMRYVVVSDAADGEEMAGAIAEDRAETALRGLGHGFGELRSTVTDLDTMKVNRKSAARSSRR
- a CDS encoding GNAT family N-acetyltransferase; this encodes MPHHTSRYLAEGPRVGIRHFTYEDGAEFTARARESKDLHHPWLFPPDRVAAYTAYAGRLIEDPARAGFLVCEKDGGGIAGFININNIVEGGFQCGALGYGAFAHAAGRGLMREGLGLVVRHAFGPMRLHRLEINVQPGNAASIALARGCGFRLEGFSPGMIFLDGAWRDHQRWAITAEMTGPRTSG
- a CDS encoding DUF1049 domain-containing protein, which codes for MSPKTSESRSRTGDKRRRMTPARIAVLLLGVLALIFIFENTRDTRIRLLVPEVTMPLWTALLATGLIGALCGAYFMGRRR
- a CDS encoding LD-carboxypeptidase, producing the protein MRQLLRPPRLAPGARVAVVATSGPVPEERLQAGLDVLRGWDLDPVVGSHVLDRHGALGYLAGSDADRAADLQRAWCDPSVDAVLCARGGYGIQRMVDLLDWEAMRAAGPKVLAGFSDITVLQQAFATRLGLVTLYGPAAAGADFIKSARAQDQLRATLFAPESVRTLTASGGGALVPGRARGVTLGGCLSLLASDLGTPHALPGARGGLLLLEDIGEPAYRVDRMLTQLLRAGWLDGVAGVALGSWAGCGPYEGVRAVLADRLGGLGVPVVEEFGFGHCDDASTIPLGMTAELDADAGTLTFDEPALR
- a CDS encoding LpqB family beta-propeller domain-containing protein; its protein translation is MRTLAYGSWPSPVDAALAAAHDGHPEYVGIVGDETWWTEPRPTEGGRRTLVRRHADGTEESVLPAPWNVRSRVIEYGGQPWAGVTHEGEPLVVFVHFADQRLYRYRPGGDPLPLTPLSPVGGGLRWAQPQLRLTDGEVWCVLEEFTGDGPSDVRRVLAAVPLDGAAARDRGAVRELTAARHRFVTGPRLSPDGRRAAWLGWDHPRMPWDGTELLVADVTGDGTLSEPRTVAGGPDESIAQADWASDGSLLYASDRTGWWNLYRDGEPLCPREEEFGGPLWKLGHRWFAPLDNGLVAVVHGRGATTLGVLDPETGELVDVAGPWTEFAPTLAAHGGRVVAVGASPRSAYEVVELDTRTGRARVIGAAHDDAVDPAHYPEPLIRTFTGPDGREVHAHVYPPHHPGCTAPGGELPPYVVWAHGGPTGRSPLVLDLEIAYFTSRGIGVAEVNYGGSTGYGREYRNRLREQWGVVDVEDCAAVALALADEGTADRDRLAVRGGSAGGWTAAASLVTTDVYACGTISYPILDLAGWATGETHDFESRYLETLVGPYAEVPGRYAERSPTEHADRVTAPFLLLQGLDDVICPPAQSERFLARMAARGVPHTYLAFEGEGHGFRRADTMIRALEAELALYAHVFGLHPHGVPAWEPSA
- a CDS encoding M20/M25/M40 family metallo-hydrolase; this translates as MADRQALDEVVNFTSDLIRIDTTNRGGGDCQERPAAEYAAALLAETGLEPTLLERTRGRTNVVARIEGTDPSADALLVHGHLDVVPAEAADWSVHPFSGEIRDGVVWGRGAVDMKNMDAMILAVVRAWAREGVRPRRDLVIAFTADEEASAEDGSGFLADRHPGLFEGCTEGVSESGAFTFHDGGGRQLYPIAAGERGTGWLKLTARGRAGHGSKVNRENAVTRLAAAITRIGEHEWPLRLTPTVRAALTELAALYGIEPDLGDVDALLEKLGPAAKLVEATVRNSANPTMLDAGYKINVIPGEAVAHVDGRYLAGGEDEFRATLDRLTGPDVSWEFEHREVALQAPVDSTTYARMRAAVEEFAPEGHVVPYCMSGGTDAKQFSRLGITGYGFAPLKLPEGLDYQALFHGVDERVPVEALHFGVRVLDRFLRTA
- a CDS encoding M55 family metallopeptidase, encoding MKILISADMEGATGVTWPADVLPGTPQWERCRSMFTSDVNAAVLGFFDGGADEVLVNEAHWSMRNLLLERLDDRTEMLTGRHKSLSMVEGVQHGDVDGIAFVGYHAGAGMEGVLAHTYLANSITGVWLNDVRASEGLLNAHVVAEYGVPVVLVTGDDVACEDALGYAPEALKVAVKDHVSRYAAVCRTPARTAADIRAAAERAAELAVRREPVAGGPYTVALEFDAEHLAMAATVVPGVGRVGERRVAYTSDTMYEGIRTFKAVTTIVSAAVEEQYG
- a CDS encoding class I SAM-dependent methyltransferase — encoded protein: MSVTSRYRDAWEGFWREAPDGQGAVFWDAEPALTAGIHLALFEPHLTDPGLPLVDVGCGNGTQTRFLADRFPRVIGADLSAAALDHARQADRAGQAGYRLLDAAEKGEAHTLHAELGDANVYVRGVLHQADPEDRQPLVDGLAALAGDRGRVFLVELSEAAKPVLMGLAQGPAGPPPKLAPVFRHGIAPGEVADEAVPGYLRAAGLTVLASGELPLTTTEYGPDGTRVELPSKWLVAGRTE